A region from the Hydra vulgaris chromosome 08, alternate assembly HydraT2T_AEP genome encodes:
- the LOC136083788 gene encoding uncharacterized protein LOC136083788 has product MGHGPMKHIMDHLRNFRNNNKNILVQLHFDGKVCHEYTDGKKLEKDRLAILINGNMEMHLLGIPAISSGTGENQKNAIRDILNCFDLTNSIQAVTFDTTRINTGNKNGAVSLLVNEVFQRPALSIACRHHVNELHITHFWKNYPSSVTSGPDNMLFKILKSAWNDLDVENQVLRRLTIPDETWLGHQKHESITFCRNIITHGSLKKDGATRKDYIELTELTPIMLSKEKYKFRTPGAIYHARFMAKGIYYLKLQLMMDAIPSLTNQLKNEITEVATFVAVFYTTWFLKAKLSAMAPRQDMRALWQMNRFKEYNLIGAESVIESIKWHTWFLDPYLIVLALADENCEERDFSGPTPPNLVELVTENSWLLFLMIGQSKSDCQWMKTPPEYWTGNDFYLKFKGAVFNLAVVNDCSERTVKLIKNNIDIARKEKKRQDSLLFLRNYKKKYVGKSKTSKKNKKTI; this is encoded by the exons ATGGGTCATGGACCCATGAAACACATCATGGATCATTTgagaaatttcagaaataataataagaacaTTTTAGTTCAACtccattttgatggaaaagtaTGTCATGAATATACTGATGggaaaaaattggaaaaagatCGATTAGCAATATTAATAAACGGTAACATGGAAATGCACCTGTTGGGAATTCCAGCAATTTCTTCCGGAACTGgcgaaaatcaaaaaaatgcaatcaGAGATATCTTGAATTGCTTTGACCTTACAAACAGTATACAAGCTGTTACATTTGATACAACCAGAATCAACACTGGAAACAAAAATGGAGCTGTATCTTTACTGGTAAATGAAGTTTTTCAGCGACCAGCTTTATCTATTGCATGCCGACATCATGTAAACGAGCTACACATAACACATTTCTGGAAAAATTATCCAAGTAGTGTTACTTCTGGACCAGATAATAtgctgtttaaaatattaaaatcagcATGGAATGATCTTGATGTAGAGAACCAG gtgtTGAGAAGATTGACTATTCCAGATGAAACATGGCTTGGTCATCAAAAGCATGAAAGTATAACGTTTTGCAGAAATATTATCACCCATGGGTCTCTGAAAAAG gatGGGGCTACAAGGAAGGACTACATTGAGCTGACAGAGCTTACACCTATTATGCTTTCTAAGGAAAAGTACAAGTTTCGTACACCCGGAGCAATCTATCATGCCCGTTTTATGGCAAAAG gtATCTACTACCTAAAGCTCCAGCTTATGATGGATGCAATACCCAGTCTGACAAATCAACTGAAAAATGAAATTACTGAAGTGGCAACTTTTGTAGCTGTTTTTTATACTACCTGGTTTCTCAAAGCTAAACTATCTGCTATGGCTCCTCGTCAG GATATGAGAGCTCTTTGGCAAATGAATAGGTTTAAGGAGTACAATCTGATTGGGGCAGAATCAGTCATTGAATCAATCAAATGGCACACATGGTTTCTGGACCCTTACCTTATTGTTCTAGCCTTAGCTGATGAAAACTGTGAAGAAAGAG ACTTCAGTGGACCGACGCCGCCAAACTTAGTTGAATTGGTTACGGAAAATTCGTGGCTTTTATTCCTTATGATAGGGCAGAGTAAAAGTGACTGTCAATGGATGAAAACCCCGCCAGAATATTGGACTGGTAACGATTTCTACCTAAAATTTAAAGGTGCTGTTTTTAATCTTGCAGTTGTTAATGATTGCTCTGAAAGAACTGTTAAACTCATAAAGAACAACATTGATATTGccagaaaggaaaaaaaaagacaagatTCACTTTTATTCTTGCGCAATTACAAAAAGAAGTATGTAGGAAAAAGCAAAACctccaagaaaaacaaaaaaacaatataa